Genomic segment of Rhodococcus sp. W8901:
TCGCGGCGTGCCGCCTCTCCCGATCTCCTCGAGCGCACGGACCAGAGATGCCATCGTGTCCGCGCCCAGCACCGCACTCGCCGCATGCCAGCGCGCCAGGGCCGCGTCGGTGGCCGCCGCGGTCACGTCCAGCCCCGCGGAAGTCAGTTGGACCAGCTGCGCCCGGCGATCTTGGGGGTGAGGTTGCTTGTCGACATAGCCGGAGGCCGTCAGCTCGTCGACGATGACAGCGGCCGACTGCTTGGTGATGCCCAGGAAAGCGCCAATCTCACTGACCGTGGCACCGTTCCCGGCAATCCGGACGAACACGAGACCGTGCGCCGGACGCAGCGTCGAATTCCCTTGCACGACAATGGCTTCGTTGATCTGCTCGGCCAGCGTGGACGCGGCGCGCATCAGCAGCATCAGCAGATCGGCACGAGGCTCATCCCTTGACATACCGTCAGTCTACCTGTCCAATAAAGACAGCTAAACTGACGAGAAGGGGGTTCGCGATGCCAGTCCGAAAAGATGGTGACCATCTGACACACCGAATGCACGAGTCTCGATTCCACTCCTACGTGGCACCGTCTCGTGGCAGCCGACAGCTGTGCGCCTGGCGCACAGACCTGGCACCCGGGTCCGACGGTGCCCCGCACACCGTCTCGCACGAAGAGGTCTTCCTCGTGCTCCACGGCTCACCCACAGTCACCCTGGACGGCCGCCGAACTCCGCTCGCCGCCGGAGACGTCGTCCTGGTTCCGGAGGCGGCAACGGTTCAGCTCGACAATCACGGCGACGGCACGGCCTCGCTGTGGGTGACGACATCGGTGGGCCTGACCGCCACCACCGCCGACGGTGGCATCATCACGCCCCCGTGGACTCGATGATCCAGTCGGCGGGCAACATTGCGGGCGCCTTCGGGTGCTGCCCGGTTCACCGCGCCGGGTAGACCGCCACCTCGGTCGCCTTGACGGCGAACCACACGTCGTCGCCGGGGGCCAGATCGAGTTCGGCGACGGCGGTGGCCGTGACGTCGGCGACCAGACCGGCCGAACCGTCGACGTGATCGTCGGTGCGGACACGAATCGCGTGCCCCCGTCCCTCGATCTCCGCGATCCGTACCCGGAAGATGTTGCGGGGGCTGCCTTCCGGATGCTCACGGTGGACTGCGACAGCGGTGGGCGAGAACACCGCAACGGCATGCTCCCCGTCGCCGCACCCGTCCTCGCCGATGCCACTCACCGCCCCCGCGGCGGTGTCCAGGACGCCGTCGCGAATCTTGCCCGACAGCAGGTTGATGCCGGCGATCCGGGCCGCGAAGGCGCTGCGCGGCCGGGTGAGTACCCGGTCCACGGATCCCTGCTCGACGATGCGCCCGCCGTCGAGAACGACGGCCCGGTCGGCAAGCGAAAGCGCGTCCAGCACATCGTGAGTCACGAGGATCGCGGTCCGGTCCCCGGTACGCAGAACCCGGCGCAGCAGGGCCCGCAGCGCCGGCGCGGCGGCGACGTCCAGTGCCGCCATCGGCTCGTCGAGCAGCAGCACCTGCGGGTCGGCGGCGAGCGCCCGCGCCACCGCGACCCGCTGTGCCTGACCGCCGGACAGTTGCCGCGGCCGCCGCGCCGCGAGGGCCGCCGCGTCCACCTCGTCGAGCCACCGCTGCGCCGAGGCATACGACTCGCGCCGCCCCAACCCCGCGCTGCGCGGGGCGAATGCGACGTTCTCTCGGACCGTGAGGTGCGGGAACAGCAGCGCCTCCTGGGCCAGCAACGCCACCGATCGCTGGTGCGGCTGCACCGCAACATTTTTCGAGAAATCGGTGAGCACCCGGTCGCCGAGTTCGACACGGCCGGCGTCGGGCCGCAGCAGCCCGGCCACCACGTCCAGCAGCGTCGACTTGCCGGCCCCGTTGGGGCCGAGCACCGCGAGCACCTCGCCCGGAGCGACGTCGAGCTCGACGTCGAACCCGCGGGCATCGACCCGGGCCCGCACGCTCAACCCGTTCACAGCGCACCGGCCGCGCGACGCGTGCGGGCGCCGAGGACGATGGCGACGGCCACCACCACCAGCACCAACGACAGCGCGACCGCGGCCTCCGGATCGGTCTCCCGCTGCAGGTAGATCTCCAGCGGCAACGTCCTGGTGACGCCCTGCAGGCTCCCGGCGAAGGTCAGTGTCGCGCCGAATTCGCCGAGGGCGCGCGCGAAGGCCAGCACCGCGCCCGAGATCAGTCCGGGCAGCACCAGCGGCAGGGTGACCCGGCGCAGCACCGTCGTGGGTGGAGCGCCGAGCGTGGCGGCCACCGCCTCGTAGCGCCGCCCGGCGGTCCGCAGCGCGCCCTCGAGACTGATCACCAGGAACGGCAGCGCGACGAACGTCTGCGCCAACACGACCGCGGTGGTGGAGAACGCGATCTGGATGCCCGCCACCTCGAGGTGCTGCCCGATCAATCCGCGTCGGCCGAACGTGTAGAGCAGCGCGAGGCCGCCGACGACGGGCGGCAGCACCAGCGGGAGCAGCACCAGCGCCCGCAGCGCCGCGAGCCCGGGAAACGAGCAGCGGGCCGACACCATCGCCATCGGCACCCCCAGCAGCACACACAGCAGCGTGCTGATCGAGGCCGTCTTCAGACTCAGAACCAAAGCGTCCAAGGAGGATTCGGAGGTGACGAGCTCCCAGAAGTTGGGCCAGTCGACCCCGACGAGCATCGCGACCAGCGGCAGCACAACCAGCAGCGCGCCGACGGCCGCGGGAACGTAGATCCAGACCGGCAGACTGGCCGGAACCCGTACCCGCGGCCGCACGGTCACGGGGCGCCGAACCCGGCCGCGGACAGGACCGCACGGCCCTCCGGCCCGGTGACGTACCCGGTGAATTCGCTCGCCACCTCCGGGTTCCCGGAATCCTTCAGCACCACGATCGGGTAGGTGTTGACGACCTTCGTCGCCTCCGGGAACGGGATCTCCGCGACCTTGTCACCTGCGGCGGCCGCGTCGGTGACGTACACCAGCCCGGCATCGGCCTGACCGGTGACGACCTTGCCGAGCACGTCGGTGACCGACGATTCCTCGCTGACGGGAGTGAGGCGGATCCCGGTGGCGTCCTCGATCTTCTGGGTCGCCGTGCCGCACGGCACCTGCGGCGCGCAGACCACCACCTTCACGTCCGGGCGGGCCAGGTCCGCGAACGACGCGATGTTCGCCGGATTACCGGGCGGCACAACGATGGTCAGAATATTGGTCGCGAAGTTCACCGGCTCCGACGCCGTCAACCCCGCCTGGACCGCCTTCGTCATGTTCGCGGTGTCGGCCGACGCGAAGACGTCGCCCGGGGCGCCCTGATCGAGCTGAGCCACCAGGTCGGACGATCCGGCGAAGTTGAACACGACCCGGGTGCCGGGATGCTGGTCCTCGAAACGCTGCCCCAGTTCGGTGAACGTCGACTTCAGCGACGCTGCCGCGAACACCGTGATCGAGTCTCCGCCCTCGGTTCCCGCGTCGGTGGCGCCGCTGCACCCGGCAAGGGCCGTCGTCAGCACCGCGGCGACCGCGACCACCGCACCCCGCATCCACCTCACGACGGGACCCCCGGCGTCTCGACGATCACGGTGGTCGCCTTCACGACGGCCACCGCGATGCTGCCCGGTTCGAGCTTCAGCTCGCGGACGGCCTCGGCACTCATCAGCGAGACGACGGAGAACGGCCCGCACTGCATCTCCACCTGGGCCATCACCCCGTCGGCGACGACCCGGGTGACGAGACCGACGAACCGGTTGCGGGCCGAGCTGCCGACCCCGAGCGGGTTCTCGGGCGTGGGCGCCGCGTTGGCCCGCGCGTACTCGGCGAGCTGCTTTCCGTCGACCACCATGCGGCCGGAGTCGTCCTTGTGGGCGGCGAGGGTGCCGGCGTCGACCCACCGGCGGACGGTGTCGTCGCTGACGCCGAGCAACTGGGCCGCGTCGCGTATCCGGATGTCTGGCATTCCGGGAGTCTAGATCCGCATACGCGGAAGATTCAATCGATTCGCTCCGCGGATGCGTGCTTGCGACCTAGCTCTCCGGCTGCTGGTTCTCCGACTGCTCCGCCCACCACTTCAGCAGCTCGGCCTCGGCCTCGTCCCGATCGAGCGGTCCGCGGTCCAGGCGCAGCTCCTTGAGGAACTTCCACGCCTTACCCACCTGCGGGCCGGCCGGGATGCCGAGCAGTTCCATGATCGCGTTGCCGTCGAGGTCGGGGCGCACCCGCGCCAGATCCTCCTGCTCGGCGATCCGGGCGATCCGCTGCTCGAGGTCGTCGTACGTGGCCTGCAGCGCCGCGGCCCGACGCTTGTTGCGGGTGGTGCAGTCGGCGCGCACCAGCTTGTGCAGCCGCGGCAGCAGGTCACCGGCGTCGGTGACGTAGCGGCGCACCGCCGAATCCGTCCACTGCCCCTTGCCGTAGCCGTGGAAGCGCAGGTGCAGGAACACCAACTGGCCGACCTCGTCGACCATTTGTTTGGAGTACTTCAGCGCCCGCATCCGCTTGCGGACCAGCTTGGCGCCCACCACCTCGTGGTGGTGGAAGCTGACGCCGCCGCCGGGCTCGTTGCGCTTGGTGTCCGGCTTGCCGATGTCGTGGAGCAGCGCCGCCCAGCGCAGCACCAGGTCCGGGTTGCCGTCCTCGAGGTCGATCGCCTGCTTGAGCACCGTCAGCGAATGCCAGTACACGTCCTTGTGCTGGTGGTGCTCGTCGATCTCGAGCTTCATCTGCGGCACCTCGGGCAGCACGTGATCGGCCAGGCCGGTCTCGCACATCACGTTGATGCCGTCGATCGGGTATTCGCCGAGGATCAGCTTGTCGAGCTCGGTGTGCACCCGCTCGGCGGTGATCCGGTCGATCTGCCCGGCCATGTCGACGATCGCCTGGTGCACCCGCGGCGCGAGCGTGAAACCGAGTTGCGAGACGAATCGGCACGCGCGCAGCATCCGCAGCGGATCGTCGTTGAAGGAGATCTCCGGCGCCGCGGGAGTGTCCAGGACGCCGGCGAGCAGCGCATCCATGCCCCCGAGCGGATCCACGAACTCGAACGTGCCCTCCGCATCGATCCGCACGGCCATCGCGTTGACCGTGAAGTCGCGTCGGACCAGGTCCTCCTCGAGCGTCGTGCCGTACTGCACCTCGGGGTTCCGCGTGACGCCGTCGTAGGTGTCGGTGCGGTAGGTGGTGATCTCGATCTGGTCGTTGCCCTTGGCCGCGCTGATCGTCCCGAACGCGATGCCGGTGTCCCACTGGTTGTCGGCCCAGCCGCGCAGGATCGCCTGCACCTGCTCGGGGTGCGCGTCGGTGGTGAGGTCCAGGTCCGTGCCGAGACGGCCCAGGACCGCGTCGCGCACACTGCCACCCACCAGGTACAACTCGTGACCCGCGTCGGCGAACCGGGCCCCGAGCGGGGTCAGCACGTCCGACAGGGCGCTCAGGGTCTCGTGCGCACCGCGCAGCAGTCGGGCACGCCGGTCCGCGTCGGGGGTAGGGGCATTCACGTGAGCAAACCTTACCGAGGTCGACAAATAGCCGGACGTGCATCAGTGACCCTGCACGCACGCTGGCGTGGGAGTCAGGCCGAACGGGCTCTGTCAACTACGATCGATGAGGTGTCCGCCGCCGAACGTGCCAACCGTAACCGCCGCTCCTCGCGGCGTCGCGGCGCGGGCGCGGATTCTGCGACTCCGCACATGCGGACCGTCCGCGAAACCTCCGCCGGGGGACTGGTCGTCGACGGCCTCGGCGGCCCCGAGGACAAACTGTGCGCGGCCCTCATCGGGCGGACCGACCGGCGTGGCCGGCTGCTGTGGTCGCTGCCGAAGGGACACATCGAACAGGGCGAGACCGCCGAACAGACCGCGATGCGAGAGGTCGCCGAGGAGACCGGTATCCGCGGATCCGTCGTCGCATCCCTCGGCAGCATCGACTACTGGTTCGTCACCGAGGGCCGCCGCGTCCACAAGACCGTGCACCACTACCTCATGCGATCGCTCGGCGGTGAGCTGTCCGACGCCGACATCGAAGTCACCGAGGTGGCCTGGGTGCCGCTGTCGGAACTGGACTCCCGCCTCGCCTACGCCGACGAACGCAAGCTCGCCGAGATCGCCGGTCAGCTCATCGCCGAGATGGAACCCTCGCGCGTCAGGGGGACCGACGCGGAATGACAGTGGCATCGCGTCCGGCATGGCGACGATCCGGTGCCAGAGTTCTCACGGCGCTGACGCTCGTCCTGATGATGATCGGCGCCGTCGTGGGCGCCGGGGCCGCGGCCGCCCAACCCACGACGCAGACCCAGCCCGAGTCGACGACCGGGGCGCCGGTGACGAAGTCGCGCGCACAACCGAAGTTCCTCGAACTGCACATCGACGACGTCACCCCGACCGCGGTGACCACCACGACCGACCCGGTGGTGACCGTCCGGGGAACCGTCGCGAACATCGGCGACCGGCCGGTCACCGACGTCGGTGTCCGGCTGCAGCGGGCACCCGCGGTGGGCTCGAGCGAGGAACTGCGCACCTCCCTGGACCTCGATCAGGGCGAGTTCGACGTCGTCGGACCATTCGTGGAGGTGGCTTCCAGCCTCGAGGAGGGTGAACGCAAGCAGTTCACGCTGGCGCTGCCGCTGCGCTCGATCTCCGGGTGGTCGCTCGACATCACCGAACCCGGCGTCTACCCGCTCCTGGTCAACGTCAACGGAACCCCCGCGTACGGCGGGCAGGCCCGCCTCGACGACGCCCGGTTCCTGCTGCCCGTGCTGGGACTGCCCCGAGCAACGGGGACCGCCGACAGCGCGCCGCAGGGCACCGACTCCGGATCGGTGACCGCGCCCGTCCCGCCCGACACGTCCGACCCGCTCGCGGTCACGATGCTGTGGCCGCTCGCCGACCAGCCGCGACTGGCGGCCGGGATCCCGGGCTCCGTGAACGACAAGGTCCGGCTGGTCGACGACGTCCTCGCGGGCTCCCTGTCCCAGGGCGGACGGCTCGAGCAACTGCTCGCCGCCGCCGAGTTCGCCACCGGGCCCGACGTCGACAAGGACAAACGGCTGACCGACAGCGTGTGCCTGGCGGTCGACCCGGACCTGCTGATCACCGTGAGCAACATGTCCGGCGGGTACCTCGTGGTGGACGACCCGGCGAATCCGTCCGGACCCGCGCACGAGGGCGCCGGACGCGACGCCGCGGCCGCGTGGCTCGATCGCCTGGAATCGCTCGCTCACAGCATGTGCGTGACCGCCGTGCCGTTCGCGCAGGTGGACCTCGCGGCGCTGAGCCGGGTCGACGACCCGTCACTCACCGCGAGCGCACTGCAGTCGCCGTCCGACATCGTCGACTCGATCCTCGGGGTCACGTCGCTGCGCAACGTCACCTGGCCGGACTCCGGCGTCCTCGACGACTCGTCGGCGCAGATGCTGCACAGCCGCGGGCCGACCACGACGCTGCTGGCCGCCAACGCGGTGGAGTCCACCCAGTCGTCGGGCAAGACGGTGACGATCGCCGGTGGGGGAGCGGACGCCGTGACCGCCGCGCTGTTCGACGTGTCCGCGGCCGCGGCGCTGGCGGCGGTCGGGTCCAGCCCGCAGACGCCGTCGTACGTGCCCGAGCGGGCGCGCTACAACCTGGACCGGGACTCGCGCACGGCCCGCCTGCAGGATGCGCTGGGCGCGGTGACCTGGTCGTCGCTGCAGAGCCCCGGCACCGCGAGCCGAACGGTCGACCGTTCGATGCTGATCGCGCCGCCGCAGCTGTGGTCCGCCGACGGCGACGAGGCCGCGGCCGTGCTGTCGACGGTGTCGACGCTGCTCCGTACCGGACTGGCGACGCCCCGGCCGCTCGCGAAACTCGCCGAGCAGCGGCCCGCGACACCCGAGATCGCCTCGCTGGCCTACCCCCAGCGCGCGATCGTCGACGGCACCCCCGAATCCGTCGAACGGGGAGTGGGCGCGCAGGCGCCGCGCATCGACGAACTGATGCGGACCCTGGTCGATGATCCGCAGGTCCCGCTGACGCCGACCCGGTTCATGGCGCCGCTGCGCGAGGATCTGGTCCGGGCGATGAGCCTGTCCGGCCGACGCGACCAGAACACCGCGACCACGACCGCCGCCGACGAGGCCGCCCACGTCCGGGTGAGCAACGTGGCGACCGCGATCGACGCCATGTACGCCGCGGTCACGGTCCTCGCGCCGGGCGGGGTGTACTCGCTGGCCTCCGAGCAGAGCCCCCTGTTGCTGGTGGCCCGCAACGACCTCCCCGTCGCGATCAACGTGAAACTGCGCGTCGACGCCCCCGACGAGATGCACGTCACCGACATCGGACCGCAGCAACTACCCCCGCGCGGCAGCCGATCGTTGCAGGTACCCGCGGAGGTCTCCGACTCCCGGACCATGGTGGTCGATTTCTCACTGACCACCGAAAGCGGCCAGAACCTGGGCGAACAGACTTCCGTCACGGTGCGGTCGAACGCGTACGGTCAAGCATTGGCGATAATTACCGCGTGTGCTGGTGCACTCCTGCTGTTCCTCGCCGGGCGACGCCTCTGGCACCGGTTCCGGGGCCAGCCGGATCGAGCCGACGAAGGGTATGAACGTCCATGACCGAGAACTCTCGCGACGAGGGCTATCGGTCGTCGGCGCGGCCGGCGCCGTGGGAACGGGGTCCCCAGCCGACCCAGCAGAACCGTGACCAGCAGGGACAGCCCCCGAGCGATCAGCGACCCGGGCCCCCGCAGGGACCGCGACCGATGCCGCCGGGCGGTCAGCAACCGCCGGCTCGGGGCGGGCAGCAACCGGTGCCCCCGCAGGGACCGCGCCCACCGATGCGTCCGCGCCCCGACCAGCCGGGCGCACCCCGCCAGCCGCAGGGCGCTCCGCGGCCGATGCCGCCGCGTCCGGTACCCCCGAACGGTCAGCGTCCCGTGCCCCCGCAGGGACCGCGTCCGATGCCCCCGAACGGTCAGCGACCCGGGACACCGAGCGGTCAGCGACCCGGGACACCGGGCGGTCAGCGACCCGTTCAGGGCGGCCCACGGCCCACACCTCAGCGCGGTCCCGGTCCGATGCCCCCGAGCGGGCAGCGACCCATGTCACCGGGCGGTCAGCGACCCGTTCAGGGCGGCCCGCGCCCGGTGCCGCAGCAGGTCGGCCCGCCGCGGCCGATGGCCGCACGTCCGGCCGAGGCTCCGGCTCCGGCTCCGGCTCCGGCTCCGGCTCCGAAGACCGAGACCCAGACCCAGACCGCGACCCCCGACGAACCGCAGAAGAAGAGCCTGCTCGCGGCGACGGGATCGATCGCGTTCGCGACGCTGATCAGTCGCGGTACCGGCTTCCTCAAGCAGTTGCTGCTGCTGACCGCGCTCGGCCCGGCCGTGGCCAGTGCGTTCACCGTCGCCAGCCAGATCCCGAACATGATCTCCGAACTGGTCCTCGGCGCGGTCCTCACCGCGATCGTCGTCCCGGTCCTGGTGCGCGCGGAGCGGGAGGACCCCGATCAGGGTGCCGCGTTCGTCCGAAGACTCTTCACGGCGGCGCTCGCGCTGCTGGGCACGGCGGCGCTGTTCGCGACGGCGGCCGCGCCGATCCTCACCACCTACGTCTTCCTACCGGAGGACGGTGAGGTCAACACCGAGCTCACGACGGCACTGTGTTTCCTGCTGCTGCCGGCGATCCTGTTCTACGGCATGTCCGCCCTGCTCACGGCGATCCTCAACACCCGGCAGGTGTTCAAACCCGGCGCGTGGGCGCCGGTGCTGAACAACGTCGTGGTGCTCGGCATCCTGGCGGCGTACTGGCTGGTGCCCGGCGAGATCTCGCTCGACCCGGTGAGCATCAGCGACCCGCACGTCCTGATCCTGGGGCTCGGTGTGACCGCCGGTGTCGTGACGCAGGCGGTGAGCCTGGTGCCCGCGATCCGTCGACAGGGCATCTCGCTGCGTCCGCTGTGGGGGATCGACGACCGGCTCAAGCAGTTCGGCGGCATGGCCGTCGCGATCGTTCTCTACGTGCTGATCAGTCAGCTCGGCATGATGTTCGCGACCCGCATCTCGGCGGCCGCCGACGAGGCCGGCCCCGCGATCTACACCAATGCGTGGCTGCTGCTGCAGCTGCCGTACGGCGTCCTCGGTGTCACGGTGCTCACCGCGATCATGCCGCGACTGAGCCGCAACGCGGCCGCCGAGGACACCCCCGCCGTCGTCGACGACCTGTCCGTCGCGACCCGGCTGACGATGATCGCGCTCATCCCGGTCGTCACGTTCTTCACGTTCGCCGGTCCGCAGATCGGGCACGCGCTGTACGGGTACGGCAACTTCGGCGCCGGCAACGCCGAGCGCCTCGGTGAGGCCGTCAGCTGGTCCGCGTTCACGCTCATCCCCTATTCGCTGGTGCTGATCCACCTACGCGTGTTCTATGCCCGCGAGCAGGCCTGGACGCCGACGTGGATCATCCTCGGCATCACCGGTGTGAAGATCGCGCTGTCGGCGCTCGCCCCGGTGCTGTCGTCCGACAGCCAGCACGTCGTGATCCTGCTCGGCGTCGCGAACGGACTCGCGTTCGTGGCCGGCGCGTTGATCGGCGGCTACCTGCTGCACCGCAGCCTCGGCGACCTGCGGATGGCGAACGTCGGCAAGACGGTGTGGGTGGTGCTGCTCGCATCCGCGGCGGGTGCGATCTCCATGTTCGCGGCGGACAAGCTGCTGGGCCTGGATCGGTTGTCGGAGTCGTTCGGCGGACCCGGCGCGATGATCCGCGTCGCGATCACGGGCGCCCTCATGCTCGTGGTGACGTTCATCCTGATGTGGCTCGCCAAGGTGCCGGAGATCATGGCGATCACCGTGGCCGTCACGCGGAGGATTCCGGGACTGCGCGGTCGAGCCACGGCGGAGGAGGCACCGGCGACGGTGGCCGTCGGATCCTCGTACGAGCCTGATACCGAATTGATTCCGGTCATCCGCGACCTCCCGCGGGCGCTCGATAGACCTGACGGTCTCCCGTACCCTGGACGCAGCGAGGCATACGTCGGCGGGGACTACATTCCCGACGAGTTCATAGAAGGAGCACGTGTGAGCGACGACGACGGTGCCGACAAGCGAACCGGCACGTCCGACGACGTCACTGGCGTCGAGAACGGCAACACCAAGGTGGCAGACGCCGCAACCACTTCGACGAATCCCACGGACGAGCCGTCCGACGCGTCGCCCGCTCCGAGTAACTCGGACGAAAACGACTCTGCAGCAGAGAATTCCGCCACCGCCTTCGATGATGCGGCCGCGAGCCGGGATCGCCGACGTCGTGGCGACCTGAACGTCGACACCGGTGTGTTCTCGATCGGTTCGCCGATGCCGCCGTTGCGCGTGGCCGGCGCCGTCCCGGAACCCCGTCCGCAGCTGCGCGGTCCGCAGCTGATGCCCGGGGCGTCGGTGGCCGGTGGCCGCTACCGCCTCCTCGCACCGCACGGCGGTGCCCGCGGACTCCAGTTCTGGCAGGCACTCGACATCAAGCTCGACCGCGAGGTCGCACTCACCTTCGTCGACGCCGATCAGCGCGCCGAGGGTCCGGCGGCCACCGGACCCGACGGGCCGCAGGCGATCCTGTCCCGGACGCTGCGACTGGGACGGATCAACTCGTCCGGGCTCGCGCGGGTGCTCGACGTGGTCCGCGGTAGTTCCGGCGGCATCGTCGTCGCCGAGTGGACGCCGGGCCGCTCGCTGAAGGAGATGGCGGACACCGATCCGTCGCCGATCGGTGCGGCTCGCGCAGTCCGGGCGCTCGCGGCGGCCGCGGAGGCGGCGCACCGTGGTGGCAGCGCCCTGTCCATCGACGATCCCGACCGGATCCGCATCAGCACCGCGGGCGATGCCGTTCTCGCCTTCCCCGGCACCCTGTCCGACGCCGACCCTGCCTCGGACGTGCGCGGGCTCGGCGCAATGCTGTACGCGCTCATCACCGCCCGCTGGCCGCTGGACGACGGCACCGAGTCGTCGGAAGGCATGCGCCCGGCCGACCGGGACCCGTCGGGTCGCCCCGTCGAGCCCCGCGCGATCCGGCCGGAGGTCCCGTTCGAGATCTCCGCCGTCGCGGTCCGGGCCCTCGGCGGCGACAGCGGCATCCGCGCGGCCGCGACGGTGCAGCACATCCTCGACCAGGCGACGGTCGTCGACCAGAAGACCGATCTCATGCCCGCGCTCCGGCTGGGCCAGCGGGCCCCCGGCAGCGACTCGCACGCACTGGCCGACCCGGAGGCGGTGGCGGCCGAGAAGCAGAAGTCCAACCGCACGCTCATCGCCCTGGTCTCGCTCGGTGCGCTCACCATCGTGGTCCTCGCACTGATCGGGTGGTGGCTCGCGAACCTGCTGGCGGGCGGCAACTCCGACGAACCGTTGACGAACCAGAACCTGGGTCTGACGACGACGGCAGAGGCGCCCGCGACGTCTGCGGAGTCCTCGGCGGCCGCCCCGCCGCCCGCGGCGACGCGTCCGGTCACGCCGGCGGGCGCCGCCGTGTTCTCGCCCCAGGGCACTCCCGACAGTGCCGCGAACGCCGGCCTGGCGATCGACGGCAACCCGGCGACGGCGTGGAGCACCGATGCGTACTTCCAGCCGTTCCCGGCGCTGAAGAACGGCGTGGGGCTCATGGTGACGCTCCCCGAGGCCGCGAACCTGTCCGCCATCCAGATCACCTCGACGAGCCCGGGGACGCAGGTGGAGATCCGCTCCGCACCGGCGCCGAACACCTCGCTCGACCAGACGCGTGTGATCGGCAACGGCACCCTCGAGGACGGCGTGACGGAGATCCCGCTGAAGACGGACGGCGCCACCAAGAACGTCATCGTGTGGATCACCGAACTCAGCACGAAGGGCGGCAAGAATCAGTCCGACGTGGCCGAGGTGTCCTTCACCGCCGCCCCCTGAGCCGGCCGCCGGCGGCGCCCCTACGACGCGTGACGGGCAATTGATCGGCTAACATCCGCCGGTGCGAATCTTCAGGGGGGTCGCCAAAGCTGATTTGTCGGATGCACAACTCTTGGCAGCGCACGCGTCGGGTGACGGGGGCGCGTTCGCGGAGCTGCTGAGCAGGCATTACGACCATCTTTGGCATGTTGCGAGGAGAACGAGCTACACCGTCGAGGACGCGGCCGACGCGCTACAGGACGCGTTGCTGTCCGCGCACCGTACGGCGGGGTCGTTTCGGGAGGATGCGGCCGTGCGCAGCTGGCTGCACACGATCGTGGTGAACGCGTGTCTGGACCGGATCCGGCGGAACCGTGTCCGTCCGACGGTGTCGCTGTCCGCCGACGAGACCGTCGATCCTCGCGACGAGCGTGACCACATCGCCGAGAGCGAGACGGCGATGCTCGTCGACCGGGCCCTGCTGCGGCTGTCGGCGGAGCAGCGCGCCGCGATCGTGGCCGTCGACA
This window contains:
- a CDS encoding MarR family winged helix-turn-helix transcriptional regulator, which translates into the protein MLLMRAASTLAEQINEAIVVQGNSTLRPAHGLVFVRIAGNGATVSEIGAFLGITKQSAAVIVDELTASGYVDKQPHPQDRRAQLVQLTSAGLDVTAAATDAALARWHAASAVLGADTMASLVRALEEIGRGGTPRPVW
- a CDS encoding cupin domain-containing protein, with translation MAPSRGSRQLCAWRTDLAPGSDGAPHTVSHEEVFLVLHGSPTVTLDGRRTPLAAGDVVLVPEAATVQLDNHGDGTASLWVTTSVGLTATTADGGIITPPWTR
- a CDS encoding sulfate/molybdate ABC transporter ATP-binding protein, with the protein product MNGLSVRARVDARGFDVELDVAPGEVLAVLGPNGAGKSTLLDVVAGLLRPDAGRVELGDRVLTDFSKNVAVQPHQRSVALLAQEALLFPHLTVRENVAFAPRSAGLGRRESYASAQRWLDEVDAAALAARRPRQLSGGQAQRVAVARALAADPQVLLLDEPMAALDVAAAPALRALLRRVLRTGDRTAILVTHDVLDALSLADRAVVLDGGRIVEQGSVDRVLTRPRSAFAARIAGINLLSGKIRDGVLDTAAGAVSGIGEDGCGDGEHAVAVFSPTAVAVHREHPEGSPRNIFRVRIAEIEGRGHAIRVRTDDHVDGSAGLVADVTATAVAELDLAPGDDVWFAVKATEVAVYPAR
- a CDS encoding ABC transporter permease; the encoded protein is MTVRPRVRVPASLPVWIYVPAAVGALLVVLPLVAMLVGVDWPNFWELVTSESSLDALVLSLKTASISTLLCVLLGVPMAMVSARCSFPGLAALRALVLLPLVLPPVVGGLALLYTFGRRGLIGQHLEVAGIQIAFSTTAVVLAQTFVALPFLVISLEGALRTAGRRYEAVAATLGAPPTTVLRRVTLPLVLPGLISGAVLAFARALGEFGATLTFAGSLQGVTRTLPLEIYLQRETDPEAAVALSLVLVVVAVAIVLGARTRRAAGAL
- the modA gene encoding molybdate ABC transporter substrate-binding protein; the protein is MRGAVVAVAAVLTTALAGCSGATDAGTEGGDSITVFAAASLKSTFTELGQRFEDQHPGTRVVFNFAGSSDLVAQLDQGAPGDVFASADTANMTKAVQAGLTASEPVNFATNILTIVVPPGNPANIASFADLARPDVKVVVCAPQVPCGTATQKIEDATGIRLTPVSEESSVTDVLGKVVTGQADAGLVYVTDAAAAGDKVAEIPFPEATKVVNTYPIVVLKDSGNPEVASEFTGYVTGPEGRAVLSAAGFGAP
- a CDS encoding TOBE domain-containing protein — encoded protein: MPDIRIRDAAQLLGVSDDTVRRWVDAGTLAAHKDDSGRMVVDGKQLAEYARANAAPTPENPLGVGSSARNRFVGLVTRVVADGVMAQVEMQCGPFSVVSLMSAEAVRELKLEPGSIAVAVVKATTVIVETPGVPS
- a CDS encoding CCA tRNA nucleotidyltransferase, which produces MNAPTPDADRRARLLRGAHETLSALSDVLTPLGARFADAGHELYLVGGSVRDAVLGRLGTDLDLTTDAHPEQVQAILRGWADNQWDTGIAFGTISAAKGNDQIEITTYRTDTYDGVTRNPEVQYGTTLEEDLVRRDFTVNAMAVRIDAEGTFEFVDPLGGMDALLAGVLDTPAAPEISFNDDPLRMLRACRFVSQLGFTLAPRVHQAIVDMAGQIDRITAERVHTELDKLILGEYPIDGINVMCETGLADHVLPEVPQMKLEIDEHHQHKDVYWHSLTVLKQAIDLEDGNPDLVLRWAALLHDIGKPDTKRNEPGGGVSFHHHEVVGAKLVRKRMRALKYSKQMVDEVGQLVFLHLRFHGYGKGQWTDSAVRRYVTDAGDLLPRLHKLVRADCTTRNKRRAAALQATYDDLEQRIARIAEQEDLARVRPDLDGNAIMELLGIPAGPQVGKAWKFLKELRLDRGPLDRDEAEAELLKWWAEQSENQQPES
- a CDS encoding NUDIX hydrolase, which codes for MSAAERANRNRRSSRRRGAGADSATPHMRTVRETSAGGLVVDGLGGPEDKLCAALIGRTDRRGRLLWSLPKGHIEQGETAEQTAMREVAEETGIRGSVVASLGSIDYWFVTEGRRVHKTVHHYLMRSLGGELSDADIEVTEVAWVPLSELDSRLAYADERKLAEIAGQLIAEMEPSRVRGTDAE